The genomic stretch CCTCGTTTTCCAGGACATTATCAGCCACATTTACCTTCTGACACTGGATTTTATGATTTGCGTTTGCCTGAAGCACGGGAAATGCAGGCAGCTATGGCCAAAGAATATGGTATTTATGGTTTTTGTTATTATCACTATTGGTTTAATGGTAAACGACTGATGGAAAGGCCTGTGGATGAAATTATTTCAAGCGGGAAACCGGATTTTCCATTCATGATATGTTGGGCAAATGAAAATTGGGCAAGAAACTGGGATGGTGGTTTTAAACATCTCTTAATGGAGCAACAATATACGGATGAGGATGATGCAGCTCACATGGATTTTTTATGTTCTCATATATTTTCAGATAGAAGATATATACGGGTTAATGGTAAGCCTTTTTTTGCGATTTATAAAGCCCATTTATTGCCCAATGCGGAAAAGACTATTAAAATTTGGCGCGAGGTAGCTCAGAAGCATCAGATGGAATTGTATTTAGCTCTTTTTGAACACACTGGCTATAATATTCCGGAATATTTATCCAAGGGTTTTGATATGTCCATTAATTTTCAGCCTTTCTGCATGGGTAAGTTTCAGCATTGTAAAATGTTATTCAATATAACATTAAGCAAGCTTTTAAATAGAAAAATCACGATGCTGCATTCATACAAGAAATATGTAAAGTATCGTATTAAAACTCCTTTGCCTTCTTATCGGCAATTTCCTTGTGTTACACCAAATTTTGACAATGCTTCTCGACGTATGCATAAGGGATTCACTGCTTTTATAGGAAGTACTCCTCAATTATATGGAAAATGGCTTAGCAGTGTCTTTGAAAAATTCAAGCCTTATAGTCAGGAAGAAAATTTTATTTTTATAAATGCTTGGAATGAATGGGCGGAAGGAAACCATTTGGAACCAGACCAAAAATGGGGAAGAAAATATTTAGAAGAAACTAAAAAAAATATAGACCAATATAAAAAACGATGATATGAAAGAAAACAAAGCAAGGGTCATAGCATTTTATCTTCCCCAATATCATCCTATTCCTGAGAATGATAAATATTGGGGAAAAGGATTTACAGAGTGGACAAATGTAGCTAAAGCAAAACCATTATTCCGTGGACACTATCAACCACATATACCAGCGGATTTAGGCTTTTATGATTTAAGGCTTCCTGAAGTAAGAGAAGCTCAAGCAGAACTGGCTCGTGATGCAGGCATAGAAGGATTTTGTTATTATCATTATTGGTTTGGAAATGGAAAAATGCTTTTGCAAAAACCATTTGAAGAAGTTTTGCGATTAGGCAAACCAGATTTTCCATTTTGTTTGTGTTGGGCTAATCATGATTGGACAACTAAAACTTGGGTGAAAGGCTCTTCTATGGTGAATAATACAATGATTGCCCAACAAGAATATCTTGGTGAACAAGATGATATAAAGCATTTTGAGTATTGTTTGCGAGCATTTAAGGATCACCGTTATATCACTATTGAAGGTAAGCCGATTTTCCTTATTTATGATCCGTTAAGTTTTCCTAATGTTAAGGAGTTTATGAATAGGTGGAATTTTCTAGCGAAGAAGAATAATTTGAAAGGTATTTATTTTATTGGAGTTACTACAGGGAGGCAGTCTTCTTATAAAATTGTCACAAATTTAGGATTCGATGGTGTTTGTCATAATAGGCGTTGGGAGGCTGAAGCTAAAGCTGCAGGTTTTCGTTTTGTTCGTCGTATGCAGTCATTATTGGGATGGCATTTGGGTATCTCTTTGATGAAATACGATTACAATAAGGTTGTAAGAAATTATGATACACCAGAAAATAAGTTGGAAAACTGTTATCCGGTTATTACTCCAGGATTTGATAGAACACCACGTGCAGGAAGACGTGCTGGTATATATGTAAATTCATCTCCTAAAAATTTTAAGAAGCATGTAGCCGAAGTATGTAAATCTATTCAAGATAAAGATGATGATCATCGTTTGGTATTTCTTAGTGCATGGAATGAATGGGGGGAAGGGAATTATATGGAACCGGATTTAAAATGGGGACATGGTTATTTAGAAGCGTTAAAATCTGTCGTAAAATTTCAAATCAAATAAAGTGGATTTGTTTTTATAAGCTTCTGATTTTTACTGATAATATTAAGTCGAATGCAGAAGTTATATAGTATCTATTAAAATAGCTATTATAATTAATGTTTGAAAAAATCAAATAAAAACATACCTAATTATGGGACATGATTATTATACAGATGATAAAGGAACTTTGGTGCTTATGGCTCTTCTTAAAGAGTATGGGATCAAGAAGGTGGTAGCCTCACCGGGTACAGGGAATATGGCTTTAGTGGTTAGTATGCAACACGATCCTTATTTTGAAATGTATTCATGTGTTGATGAAAGGTCTGCTGCTTATATGGCTTGTGGCATAGCTGCAGAATCTGGAGAGCCCATTGTGGTAACTTGTACGGAGGCTACTGCGTCAAGAAATTATCTGCCTGGGCTAACCGAGGCTTTCTATCGCAAATTACCTATATTGGCTATTATGACAGGACGTGGTGAGAATCGTACGGGGAGCTATGAACCGCAATCCATTGACAATGCGGTATTACCCAATGATGTGGCAAAATACAGGGTGAATATTCCTGTATGTAGAAATCATAAAGATGAAAGAATAGTCACAACCAAACTGAATGAGGCTATCAATAATTTATATACAGGCGGTGGTGGTCCGGTATGTGTAGTTATGGAATCGTATGACAGTCTTGGATTCTTGGTGAAGGAATTGCCTAAAGTAAGGGTAATCAAAACATATAAGAAGAAAGAAGAACTTCCACCTTTACCACAGGGCAATATCGCTATTTTGGTTGGGGCTCATCAGAAATGGAATGCTAAGACTGTAAAAGCAGTTGAACTTTTTTGTGAGAAGAACAACGCTGTTGTGCTTTGTGATTTGACCAGTAATTACACAGGCAAATATCGTGTCAATTATTCTATTGTTGCAACCCAAGAAGGATGTTCGAAGTTGCTTCCGGACATTGCTTTGTTAATCTATATTGGTACTGTTTGCGGTGATTATTATACATCTGAGGCTATGTGTTGTGCTAAAGAGTGGTGGATGGTCAATGAAGATGGTATTTATCATGATAGATTCTACAAGCTAACAGCGATGATTTCAATGGAAGAGGTAGATTTTTTTGAGAACTATTCTATTGGCGAATATAAGGAAACAAGTCTGTATGAAGAACTAAAGAAACAGTGTAGTACGATGATTGATGCTATTCCTGATTTGCCATTCTCAAATCTATGGATTGCTCAGACTGCGTATAAGCATATTCCGGAAAACAGTGTGATACATGCGGCCATCAATAATTCGTTCAGATCATGGAATTATTTTCCTTTGCCTTCCAGCGTAACTGGAAGTTGTAATGTAGGAGGATTTGGCATCGATGGAGGTTTGTCCACATTAGTTGGAGCCTCATTGGTGCATCCTGACAGACTATACTTTGGTATTATTGGTGATCTTGCATTCTT from Phocaeicola dorei encodes the following:
- a CDS encoding glycoside hydrolase family 99-like domain-containing protein, which gives rise to MNKRLIAIHLPQFYPFQENDEWWGKGFTEWTNVTKARPRFPGHYQPHLPSDTGFYDLRLPEAREMQAAMAKEYGIYGFCYYHYWFNGKRLMERPVDEIISSGKPDFPFMICWANENWARNWDGGFKHLLMEQQYTDEDDAAHMDFLCSHIFSDRRYIRVNGKPFFAIYKAHLLPNAEKTIKIWREVAQKHQMELYLALFEHTGYNIPEYLSKGFDMSINFQPFCMGKFQHCKMLFNITLSKLLNRKITMLHSYKKYVKYRIKTPLPSYRQFPCVTPNFDNASRRMHKGFTAFIGSTPQLYGKWLSSVFEKFKPYSQEENFIFINAWNEWAEGNHLEPDQKWGRKYLEETKKNIDQYKKR
- a CDS encoding glycoside hydrolase family 99-like domain-containing protein: MKENKARVIAFYLPQYHPIPENDKYWGKGFTEWTNVAKAKPLFRGHYQPHIPADLGFYDLRLPEVREAQAELARDAGIEGFCYYHYWFGNGKMLLQKPFEEVLRLGKPDFPFCLCWANHDWTTKTWVKGSSMVNNTMIAQQEYLGEQDDIKHFEYCLRAFKDHRYITIEGKPIFLIYDPLSFPNVKEFMNRWNFLAKKNNLKGIYFIGVTTGRQSSYKIVTNLGFDGVCHNRRWEAEAKAAGFRFVRRMQSLLGWHLGISLMKYDYNKVVRNYDTPENKLENCYPVITPGFDRTPRAGRRAGIYVNSSPKNFKKHVAEVCKSIQDKDDDHRLVFLSAWNEWGEGNYMEPDLKWGHGYLEALKSVVKFQIK
- a CDS encoding thiamine pyrophosphate-binding protein, which gives rise to MGHDYYTDDKGTLVLMALLKEYGIKKVVASPGTGNMALVVSMQHDPYFEMYSCVDERSAAYMACGIAAESGEPIVVTCTEATASRNYLPGLTEAFYRKLPILAIMTGRGENRTGSYEPQSIDNAVLPNDVAKYRVNIPVCRNHKDERIVTTKLNEAINNLYTGGGGPVCVVMESYDSLGFLVKELPKVRVIKTYKKKEELPPLPQGNIAILVGAHQKWNAKTVKAVELFCEKNNAVVLCDLTSNYTGKYRVNYSIVATQEGCSKLLPDIALLIYIGTVCGDYYTSEAMCCAKEWWMVNEDGIYHDRFYKLTAMISMEEVDFFENYSIGEYKETSLYEELKKQCSTMIDAIPDLPFSNLWIAQTAYKHIPENSVIHAAINNSFRSWNYFPLPSSVTGSCNVGGFGIDGGLSTLVGASLVHPDRLYFGIIGDLAFFYDMNALGNRHIRNNLRLLLVNNGKGQEFRNYQHPASLLDDDCDKYVAAGGHYGKQSPTLVKYYAESMGFRYLTASSKKEFFKLYKDFFNDKHADKPMVFEVFTDNVHENEALHTIRYMVKPKISPGRLAKQIIAKGIVGETGIQVIKTIKDNMG